In Streptomyces sp. NBC_00448, the following are encoded in one genomic region:
- a CDS encoding alpha/beta hydrolase family protein: protein MSTLATKQDVAAAVAAAGFDTGTIRFGVEAYQLVYRTVDPEGRPTTASGLLVLPRSREHALRTVSFAHGTASYRADAPSSLTAVGFASAPAVTYASAGFAAVAPDYLGLGAGPGPHPWMDVPSETTASLDMLRAARAFVPRTGRVLGHDVLVTGFSQGASAAMALARTLQAGGDRWFRLEAVAPISGAYDFQHAELPALLAGSLDAKSSVLYTAYLLVAWNRLHHLYDSPDEVFQAPYDTTIEALFDGAHTGQQLLAGTPDTLGPLLTPHGLDMLRHPTGRLAAALRVADNTCDWKPRVPVRLYDAGADEQAANANTGHCEAALRSHGAHAPVVDLGSPDYEGSRHLGSNVAGTAAIVRWFGRLH from the coding sequence GTGAGCACACTGGCGACGAAGCAGGACGTCGCCGCGGCAGTGGCCGCTGCCGGATTCGACACGGGCACGATCCGGTTCGGGGTGGAGGCCTACCAGCTCGTGTATCGCACCGTGGACCCCGAGGGTCGGCCCACCACCGCCAGCGGCCTGCTGGTGCTCCCCCGTAGCCGCGAACACGCGTTGCGGACCGTCTCGTTCGCCCACGGCACGGCCAGCTACCGGGCCGATGCACCGTCCTCCCTGACCGCGGTCGGGTTCGCGTCCGCGCCCGCCGTCACCTACGCGTCCGCCGGGTTTGCCGCTGTCGCCCCGGACTACCTCGGCCTCGGCGCCGGTCCCGGACCCCACCCCTGGATGGACGTGCCCTCCGAGACGACCGCCTCGTTGGACATGCTGCGGGCAGCCCGCGCCTTCGTGCCACGCACCGGCCGGGTTCTTGGACACGACGTGCTGGTCACCGGGTTCTCCCAGGGAGCATCGGCGGCCATGGCACTCGCGCGGACCCTCCAAGCCGGTGGCGATCGATGGTTCCGGCTCGAAGCCGTCGCCCCGATCAGCGGCGCGTACGACTTCCAGCACGCCGAACTGCCGGCCCTGCTCGCCGGCTCCCTCGACGCGAAATCCAGCGTCTTGTACACCGCGTATCTTCTCGTCGCGTGGAATCGGCTGCACCACCTGTACGACTCACCGGACGAGGTCTTCCAAGCTCCGTACGACACCACCATCGAGGCACTGTTCGACGGTGCGCACACCGGGCAGCAGCTTCTCGCCGGCACACCCGACACCCTCGGCCCGCTGCTCACCCCCCACGGCCTCGACATGCTGCGCCACCCGACCGGCCGGCTGGCCGCAGCGCTGCGGGTGGCCGACAACACGTGCGACTGGAAACCCCGCGTCCCGGTCCGCCTGTACGACGCCGGCGCGGACGAGCAGGCGGCCAATGCCAACACCGGTCATTGCGAGGCCGCCTTGCGATCACACGGCGCGCACGCACCAGTCGTCGATCTCGGCAGCCCGGACTACGAGGGGTCGCGGCACCTGGGCTCCAATGTCGCAGGCACGGCCGCCATCGTCCGCTGGTTCGGCCGACTGCACTGA
- a CDS encoding carbohydrate ABC transporter permease has protein sequence MAVLSPPSAAGRPATGRGRGGRGRVGRRRLAGWGFVAPFLAVFVLVFLAPIVYSIHLSLFRDQLIGGNHFVGLDNYRQAFQDHEFWSGLGRVGLFLVVQVPIMLGIALLVALALDSGRLYGRDFFRISIFLPYAVPAVVATLMWGFMYGKQFGLVASVNEHLHTSIPDPLAPGWVLASIGNIVTWEFVGYNMLIFYAALRVVPESLYEAAEIDGAGQWRVIRSIKIPAIRGALVIATIFSVIGSFQLFNEPSILKSLAPNAITTYFTPNLYTFSLSFSGQQHNYAATVAIVMGVVTMIVAYVVQLRGMRKEA, from the coding sequence ATGGCGGTCCTCTCGCCCCCATCGGCCGCGGGTCGGCCCGCCACCGGGCGGGGGCGCGGCGGCAGGGGGCGCGTCGGTAGGCGGCGACTGGCCGGGTGGGGCTTCGTCGCCCCGTTCCTGGCGGTCTTCGTCCTCGTGTTCCTGGCCCCGATCGTCTACTCGATCCATCTGAGCCTGTTCCGGGACCAGTTGATCGGCGGCAACCACTTCGTCGGCCTCGACAACTACCGGCAGGCGTTCCAGGACCACGAGTTCTGGTCCGGCCTCGGCCGCGTCGGGCTCTTCCTGGTGGTCCAGGTGCCGATCATGCTCGGCATCGCCCTGCTGGTCGCCCTGGCGCTGGACAGCGGGCGGCTGTACGGGCGCGACTTCTTCCGGATCTCGATCTTCCTGCCGTACGCGGTGCCCGCGGTGGTCGCCACCTTGATGTGGGGCTTCATGTACGGCAAGCAGTTCGGCCTGGTCGCGAGCGTCAACGAGCACCTGCACACGTCGATCCCCGACCCGCTCGCCCCCGGCTGGGTGCTGGCGAGCATCGGCAACATCGTCACCTGGGAGTTCGTCGGCTACAACATGCTGATCTTCTACGCCGCGCTGCGGGTCGTCCCGGAGTCGCTGTACGAGGCGGCCGAGATCGACGGCGCCGGCCAGTGGCGGGTCATCCGGTCGATCAAGATCCCGGCGATCCGCGGCGCGCTGGTCATCGCCACGATCTTCTCGGTCATCGGCAGCTTCCAGCTGTTCAACGAGCCGAGCATCCTCAAGAGCCTCGCGCCCAACGCCATCACCACGTACTTCACCCCGAACCTGTACACCTTCTCGCTGTCCTTCTCCGGCCAGCAGCACAACTACGCCGCGACGGTCGCGATCGTCATGGGAGTCGTCACGATGATCGTCGCCTACGTCGTCCAACTGCGCGGCATGCGAAAGGAGGCGTGA
- a CDS encoding carbohydrate ABC transporter permease, whose protein sequence is MAADTATAGTGPAPRTRTRPLPRTSRSARRHTPGRPRRSVLLTVLTSIVVLYSLVPLAWLVINACKTQPKLLDSFGLWFSGRFALWDNIRETLTYNDHIFVRWLLNTLLYVVLGAGGATFLAVLGGYGLAKFDFAGRRAVFAVVIGAVAVPSAALAVPTFLMFSKMGLTNTPWAVIIPSLISPFGLYLMWVFAAEAIPDELLEAARMDGSGELRTFFRISLPLLAPGIVTVLLFTTVATWNNYFLPLIMIKNPDWYPLTIGLNSWNAQAATAGGQPVFNLVITGSLLTIVPLIAAFLLLQRYWQSGLAAGSVKE, encoded by the coding sequence ATGGCCGCCGACACCGCCACGGCGGGCACCGGGCCCGCGCCCCGGACCAGGACCCGCCCGCTGCCGCGCACGTCCCGCTCCGCCCGTCGCCACACCCCCGGCAGACCGCGGCGCAGCGTGCTGCTGACCGTGCTGACCTCGATCGTCGTGCTGTACTCCCTGGTGCCGCTGGCCTGGCTGGTCATCAACGCGTGCAAGACCCAGCCGAAGCTGCTCGACTCCTTCGGCCTGTGGTTCAGCGGCCGCTTCGCGCTGTGGGACAACATCAGGGAGACGCTGACCTACAACGACCACATCTTCGTCCGGTGGCTGCTCAACACCCTGCTGTACGTGGTGCTCGGGGCCGGCGGCGCGACGTTCCTGGCGGTGCTCGGCGGCTACGGGCTGGCGAAGTTCGACTTCGCCGGCCGGCGGGCGGTCTTCGCCGTGGTGATCGGCGCGGTCGCGGTGCCGAGCGCGGCGCTGGCGGTGCCGACGTTCCTGATGTTCAGCAAGATGGGGCTGACCAACACCCCCTGGGCGGTGATCATCCCGTCGCTGATCTCGCCCTTCGGCCTCTACCTGATGTGGGTGTTCGCCGCCGAGGCGATCCCCGACGAGCTGCTGGAGGCCGCCCGGATGGACGGCTCCGGCGAGTTGCGCACCTTCTTCCGGATCAGCCTGCCGCTGCTGGCTCCCGGCATCGTCACGGTGCTGCTCTTCACCACGGTCGCGACCTGGAACAACTACTTCCTGCCGCTGATCATGATCAAGAACCCGGACTGGTACCCGCTGACCATCGGCCTGAACTCCTGGAACGCGCAGGCGGCCACGGCCGGCGGCCAGCCGGTGTTCAACCTGGTCATCACCGGGTCGCTGCTGACCATCGTCCCGCTCATCGCGGCCTTCCTGCTGCTCCAGCGCTACTGGCAGTCCGGGCTGGCCGCCGGAAGCGTGAAGGAGTGA
- a CDS encoding ABC transporter substrate-binding protein, producing MTNTALRRWAPAVALLAAGALGLTACGSSGGSGSKSGDTGAGAVTSALAKGGSITVWAWEPTLKQVVTDFQAKYPKVHVKLVNAGTGNTQYTALQNAVQAGKGVPDVAQIEYYALSQFALGKSVTDLSAYGAKDLAKDYSPGPWNSVNIDGGVYGLPMDSGPMALFYNKKVFDKYKLPVPTTWDQYLDDARKLHKADPKAYITSDTGDAGMATSLIWQAGGKPYKVDGTKVSVDFGADAGTAAYTKVWQQLVSEHLLSPVSGWSDQWYKGLADGTIATLATGAWMPANFSSGVASASGDWRAAPLPQWQAGQHASAENGGSSLAVTKASSKKALAYAFLQYANRGAGVQARIKGGAFPATTADLDSQAFLDTKFPYFGGQQANKIFSQSAKDVVPGWSYLPYQVYANSIFNDTVGKAYVSSTTLTSGLSAWQDQSVSYGKQQGFSVN from the coding sequence ATGACGAACACAGCACTTCGCCGCTGGGCGCCCGCGGTCGCGCTCCTCGCCGCCGGCGCACTGGGGCTCACCGCATGCGGCTCCTCCGGTGGCTCCGGGTCGAAGAGCGGCGACACCGGCGCGGGCGCCGTCACGTCCGCGCTGGCCAAGGGCGGCTCGATCACGGTGTGGGCCTGGGAGCCCACCCTCAAGCAGGTGGTCACCGACTTCCAGGCCAAGTACCCCAAGGTGCACGTCAAGCTGGTCAACGCCGGCACCGGCAACACCCAGTACACCGCGCTGCAGAACGCCGTCCAGGCGGGCAAGGGCGTGCCCGACGTCGCGCAGATCGAGTACTACGCGCTCAGCCAGTTCGCGCTCGGCAAGTCCGTGACCGACCTGAGCGCGTACGGCGCCAAGGACCTGGCCAAGGACTACTCCCCCGGCCCGTGGAACTCGGTGAACATCGACGGCGGCGTCTACGGCCTGCCGATGGACTCCGGGCCGATGGCGCTGTTCTACAACAAGAAGGTCTTCGACAAGTACAAGCTGCCGGTCCCCACCACCTGGGACCAGTACCTCGACGACGCCCGCAAGCTCCACAAGGCCGACCCGAAGGCGTACATCACCAGCGACACCGGTGACGCGGGCATGGCCACCAGCCTGATCTGGCAGGCCGGCGGCAAGCCGTACAAGGTCGACGGCACCAAGGTCTCGGTCGACTTCGGCGCGGACGCGGGCACTGCGGCCTACACCAAGGTGTGGCAGCAGCTGGTCTCCGAGCACCTGCTGTCGCCGGTCTCCGGCTGGAGCGACCAGTGGTACAAGGGCCTGGCCGACGGCACCATCGCCACGCTGGCGACGGGCGCGTGGATGCCCGCCAACTTCAGCTCGGGGGTGGCCTCGGCGTCCGGTGACTGGCGGGCGGCGCCGCTGCCGCAGTGGCAGGCCGGGCAGCACGCCAGCGCCGAGAACGGCGGCAGCTCCCTCGCCGTCACCAAGGCCAGCAGCAAGAAGGCCCTCGCGTACGCGTTCCTGCAGTACGCGAACCGGGGCGCCGGCGTGCAGGCCCGGATCAAGGGCGGCGCGTTCCCCGCGACCACCGCGGACCTGGACTCGCAGGCGTTCCTCGACACGAAGTTCCCGTACTTCGGCGGGCAGCAGGCCAACAAGATCTTCTCGCAGTCGGCCAAGGACGTGGTGCCCGGCTGGTCGTACCTGCCCTACCAGGTCTACGCGAACTCGATCTTCAACGACACCGTCGGCAAGGCGTACGTCTCCTCCACCACGCTGACCTCCGGGCTCAGCGCGTGGCAGGACCAGTCCGTCTCCTACGGCAAGCAGCAGGGCTTCAGCGTCAACTGA
- a CDS encoding LacI family DNA-binding transcriptional regulator — translation MGDVAKLAGVSAQTVSRVSNGFPGVVDSTRQQVLAAMKELGYRPNSAARALKRGEFRTLGVILFNMSTTGNMRTLEAVATSAAEEGYATTLLPVTVPTQDEVRGAFTRLGELAVDGIVIIMEVHLLDSATVALPPHAQVVVVDSNAGDRYSVVDTDQAGGAEAAVRHLLDLGHSTVWHVAGPEESFAAERRVGAWRAVLGAAGRAEPEVLRGDWSAESGYRAGLRLAADPECTAVFVANDQMALGVLRALHEAGRRVPEDVSVVGFDDIAEAASYMPPLTTVHQDFAEVGRRCVATVLRQIRDDEAARGTDLVPTRLVPRGSTAPPPAGAR, via the coding sequence ATGGGCGACGTGGCGAAACTCGCCGGGGTGTCGGCGCAGACGGTCTCCCGGGTCTCGAACGGCTTCCCGGGCGTGGTGGACTCCACCCGGCAGCAGGTGCTCGCGGCCATGAAGGAGCTCGGCTACCGGCCGAACAGCGCGGCGCGCGCGCTCAAGCGCGGTGAGTTCCGCACGCTGGGCGTCATCCTGTTCAACATGTCGACCACCGGCAACATGCGCACCCTGGAGGCGGTCGCGACGTCGGCCGCCGAGGAGGGCTACGCCACCACGCTGCTGCCGGTGACCGTGCCGACGCAGGACGAGGTGCGCGGGGCGTTCACCCGGCTGGGCGAGCTGGCGGTCGACGGCATCGTGATCATCATGGAGGTGCACCTGCTGGACTCGGCGACCGTGGCGTTGCCGCCCCACGCGCAGGTGGTCGTCGTGGACTCCAACGCCGGCGACCGCTACAGCGTGGTCGACACCGACCAGGCGGGCGGCGCCGAGGCCGCGGTGCGGCATCTGCTCGACCTCGGGCACTCCACGGTGTGGCATGTGGCCGGGCCCGAGGAGTCGTTCGCGGCGGAGCGCCGCGTCGGCGCCTGGCGCGCGGTGCTGGGCGCGGCGGGCCGGGCCGAGCCGGAGGTCCTGCGGGGCGACTGGTCGGCGGAGTCGGGGTACCGGGCCGGTCTGCGGCTGGCGGCGGACCCGGAGTGCACCGCGGTGTTCGTGGCCAACGACCAGATGGCGCTGGGCGTGCTGCGGGCGCTGCACGAGGCGGGCCGCCGGGTGCCGGAGGACGTCAGCGTCGTCGGGTTCGACGACATCGCGGAGGCCGCGTCGTACATGCCCCCGCTGACCACGGTCCACCAGGACTTCGCCGAGGTCGGCCGCCGCTGCGTGGCGACGGTGCTGCGGCAGATCCGCGACGACGAGGCGGCGCGCGGCACCGACCTGGTGCCGACCCGGCTGGTCCCGCGCGGCAGCACCGCGCCGCCGCCCGCCGGCGCGCGCTGA
- a CDS encoding glycoside hydrolase family 35 protein — protein sequence MPVLRIDREGFRLDGEPFRIISGALHYFRVHPGQWRDRLRKARLLGLNTVDTYVPWNLHEPRPGEFRADGGLDLERFLELARDEGLYVLLRPGPYICGEWEGGGLPAWLLADPDIRLRSADPRFLGAVERFLGELMPRVAPYLGSRGGPVLAVQVENEFGAYGDDQPYLLRLAEILREQGVDVPLFTCDQPGDLARGSLPGVLATANFGSRVAENLDRLRAHQPEGPLMCTEFWNGWFDRWGGLHAARPAESAAADLDRLLAAGASVNLYMFHGGTNFGFTNGANDKHTYRPTLTSYDYDAPLDEAGDPTPKYAAFREVIARYAPVPDAPLPEPSKKLSQLGVRLPQRAPLFNRLLALGTSVAGDRPLTMEELAAGHGAGDGLGFVLYQARLDAPGPVLLHVPAVRDRAQVFLDGQPVGVLERESHEHSLAFTVPDGGAELSLLVENQGRVNYGQAVHDRKGLLGPVTANGAPITGWSSRSLPLDDLSGLDFADAGPRPAVGPAFHRGEFDLAEPADTYLELDGWTKGCAWVNGFALGRYWSRGPQRRLYVPGTALRRGRNEIVVLELHAALRDVVDLRDTPDLGPTEE from the coding sequence ATGCCCGTACTGCGGATCGACCGGGAAGGGTTCCGTCTCGACGGCGAACCCTTCCGCATCATCTCCGGGGCCCTGCACTACTTCCGCGTGCATCCCGGCCAGTGGCGGGACCGCCTGCGCAAGGCCCGGCTGCTCGGCCTCAACACCGTGGACACGTACGTGCCGTGGAACCTCCACGAGCCACGGCCGGGCGAGTTCCGGGCCGACGGCGGCCTGGACCTGGAGCGCTTCCTCGAACTGGCCCGCGACGAGGGCCTGTACGTCCTGCTGCGCCCCGGCCCGTACATCTGCGGCGAGTGGGAGGGCGGCGGGCTGCCCGCCTGGCTGCTGGCCGACCCGGACATCCGGCTGCGCAGCGCCGACCCGCGCTTCCTCGGCGCGGTCGAGCGCTTCCTCGGCGAGCTGATGCCGCGGGTGGCGCCGTACCTGGGCAGCCGGGGCGGGCCGGTGCTCGCGGTGCAGGTGGAGAACGAGTTCGGCGCGTACGGCGACGACCAGCCGTATCTGCTGCGGCTGGCGGAGATCCTGCGCGAACAGGGCGTGGACGTCCCGCTGTTCACCTGCGACCAGCCGGGCGACCTGGCCCGCGGCTCGCTGCCGGGGGTGCTGGCGACCGCGAACTTCGGCAGCCGGGTCGCGGAGAACCTCGACCGGTTGCGCGCGCACCAGCCCGAAGGGCCGCTGATGTGCACGGAGTTCTGGAACGGCTGGTTCGACCGCTGGGGCGGGCTGCACGCCGCCAGGCCGGCGGAGAGCGCCGCCGCGGACCTGGACCGGCTGCTGGCGGCCGGCGCGAGCGTCAACCTGTACATGTTCCACGGCGGGACCAACTTCGGCTTCACCAACGGCGCCAACGACAAGCACACCTACCGGCCGACCCTCACCTCCTACGACTACGACGCGCCGCTGGACGAGGCCGGCGATCCGACGCCGAAGTACGCGGCCTTCCGCGAGGTCATCGCCCGCTACGCGCCGGTCCCCGACGCGCCGTTGCCCGAGCCCTCCAAGAAGCTCAGCCAGCTCGGCGTCCGACTCCCGCAGCGCGCACCGCTGTTCAACCGGCTGCTGGCCCTGGGCACCTCGGTCGCCGGCGACCGTCCGCTGACCATGGAGGAGCTGGCCGCCGGACACGGCGCGGGCGACGGCCTCGGATTCGTGCTCTACCAGGCGCGGTTGGACGCGCCAGGCCCGGTCCTGCTGCACGTGCCGGCCGTACGCGACCGCGCCCAGGTCTTCCTCGACGGCCAGCCGGTCGGCGTCCTGGAACGCGAGAGCCACGAGCACTCCCTGGCGTTCACCGTGCCCGACGGCGGCGCCGAACTGTCGCTGCTGGTCGAGAACCAGGGCCGGGTCAACTACGGGCAGGCGGTCCACGACCGCAAGGGTCTGCTCGGGCCCGTCACCGCCAACGGCGCGCCGATCACCGGCTGGTCCAGCCGGTCGCTGCCGCTGGACGACCTGTCCGGGCTGGACTTCGCGGACGCCGGACCGCGCCCGGCCGTCGGACCGGCCTTCCACCGCGGCGAGTTCGACCTGGCCGAGCCCGCCGACACCTACCTCGAACTGGACGGCTGGACCAAGGGCTGCGCCTGGGTGAACGGCTTCGCCCTCGGCCGCTACTGGTCCCGCGGCCCGCAGCGCCGCCTCTACGTCCCCGGGACCGCGCTGCGCCGGGGCCGCAACGAGATCGTGGTGCTCGAACTCCACGCGGCGCTCCGCGACGTGGTGGACCTGCGCGACACGCCGGACCTGGGACCGACCGAGGAGTGA
- a CDS encoding nucleotidyl transferase AbiEii/AbiGii toxin family protein gives MTDAWESLGIRETEMARGRPTEAARDRLDLPLTLHLVDDERAVQRPVFDPALKHHVSAYRAGDPEFTEPAAREAWLAARRTAMNLVLTAIAASPWRDHLVLRGSVLLSQWFGEAAREPGDLDFVVTPAQWRIEEERTGAMLHGIAQAAEHAARQAVGRAAAPAAAPHTIRFDAGDAVSEDIWTYDRVPGRRLVLPWTSGTTPGGIVQLDFVFNESLPIPPQEVSVAGARLLGATPELSLAWKLVWIVDDMYPQGKDLYDAVLLAEHCTVDYETLAAVFIAADPTNAAHPLQPDITGELPATYEWRHFAAEYPHLADQPAELARRLRTAMAPTFRTASGDPRSLRRRWSADWLAAFRADHATGGLPALLTGLAARGVTAVLAAAVTRELLGPDDCDPATALAHVLEHPAWSGLATHHLNRPTYMSRLVEVVASTDFGA, from the coding sequence ATGACCGACGCGTGGGAGTCCCTGGGCATACGCGAGACCGAGATGGCGCGCGGGCGCCCGACCGAGGCCGCGCGCGACCGGCTCGACCTGCCGCTCACCCTCCACCTGGTCGACGACGAGCGCGCGGTCCAGCGGCCCGTCTTCGACCCGGCGCTCAAACACCACGTCAGCGCCTACCGGGCGGGTGACCCGGAGTTCACCGAGCCGGCCGCCCGGGAGGCGTGGCTGGCGGCCCGCCGCACCGCAATGAACCTCGTGCTGACCGCGATCGCCGCCTCGCCATGGCGTGATCACCTCGTGCTGCGCGGCAGCGTGCTGCTCTCCCAGTGGTTCGGCGAGGCCGCGCGTGAGCCCGGTGACCTGGACTTCGTCGTCACGCCCGCGCAGTGGCGGATCGAGGAGGAGCGCACCGGCGCGATGCTGCACGGCATCGCGCAGGCGGCCGAGCACGCGGCCCGGCAGGCCGTCGGCCGGGCCGCCGCTCCCGCCGCCGCGCCGCACACGATCCGCTTCGATGCCGGCGACGCGGTGAGCGAGGACATCTGGACCTACGACCGGGTCCCCGGCCGGCGGCTGGTCCTGCCGTGGACCAGCGGCACCACTCCCGGCGGCATCGTCCAACTCGACTTCGTCTTCAACGAGTCGCTGCCGATACCGCCGCAGGAGGTGTCCGTCGCCGGCGCCCGCCTGCTCGGGGCGACCCCCGAACTCTCCCTCGCCTGGAAGCTCGTGTGGATCGTCGACGACATGTACCCGCAGGGCAAGGACCTGTACGACGCCGTGCTCCTCGCCGAGCACTGCACGGTCGACTACGAGACCCTCGCCGCCGTGTTCATCGCGGCGGACCCCACCAACGCCGCCCACCCGTTGCAGCCCGACATCACCGGCGAACTGCCGGCCACCTACGAGTGGCGGCACTTCGCCGCCGAGTATCCCCATCTCGCGGACCAGCCAGCCGAGTTGGCGCGCCGGTTGCGCACCGCCATGGCGCCCACCTTCCGCACCGCCTCCGGCGACCCGCGCTCCCTGCGACGCCGGTGGTCGGCGGACTGGCTCGCCGCCTTCCGTGCCGACCACGCCACCGGCGGCCTGCCCGCCCTGCTCACCGGCCTCGCGGCGCGAGGGGTCACGGCGGTCCTGGCCGCGGCCGTGACCCGTGAACTCCTCGGCCCCGACGACTGCGACCCCGCCACCGCGCTGGCCCACGTCCTGGAGCACCCGGCCTGGTCCGGCCTCGCCACGCACCACCTCAATCGACCCACCTACATGAGTCGGCTGGTCGAGGTGGTCGCGAGCACCGACTTCGGCGCCTGA
- a CDS encoding ArsR/SmtB family transcription factor yields the protein MTVADRPAPLVELSQAFGMLQHRGLHPVFSLWRQRTTRTLPRSAWLILQLVSPLGAGPLFLDPPSHDLEEGLDQVLSTPRAQARAELRRMCAIDRRPTPWVRRLADNDRDAWQILGRAVRTAHTSVIAEAWPRIQAGFHAETAWRARIIAQQGLHAALTGLAPSIRWHGMTLEAPFPRDLDITLHGHGIILQPSLFWPEHLLAGLQPDGRLLLIHPAVTPLPLRDPATSHDPLTALVGATRAEALRLLVRQQTTTDLARGLAVSPAAASMQAKTLREAGLIVSQRDGKSMWHWCTPLGLDLLVHGSA from the coding sequence GTGACGGTCGCCGACCGTCCGGCGCCGCTGGTGGAACTCAGCCAGGCTTTCGGGATGCTGCAACATCGTGGTCTGCACCCGGTGTTCAGCCTGTGGCGGCAGCGCACGACCCGCACCCTGCCGCGGTCGGCATGGCTGATCTTGCAGCTGGTTTCCCCACTGGGCGCCGGGCCGCTGTTCCTGGACCCGCCCAGTCACGACCTCGAAGAAGGCTTGGACCAGGTCCTGTCCACGCCTCGCGCCCAGGCTCGCGCGGAGCTGCGTCGAATGTGCGCGATCGACCGCCGCCCGACCCCCTGGGTGCGCCGCCTCGCCGACAACGACCGGGATGCCTGGCAGATCCTCGGGCGGGCCGTCCGTACCGCCCACACAAGTGTCATCGCCGAAGCATGGCCCCGTATCCAAGCCGGCTTCCACGCCGAAACCGCCTGGCGCGCCCGCATCATCGCCCAGCAGGGCCTGCACGCCGCCTTGACCGGCCTGGCCCCGTCCATCCGCTGGCACGGCATGACCCTGGAAGCACCCTTTCCCCGCGACCTCGACATCACCTTGCACGGGCACGGGATCATCTTGCAGCCGTCCCTGTTCTGGCCCGAGCACCTCCTGGCAGGACTCCAGCCTGACGGACGGCTCCTCCTGATCCACCCGGCCGTCACCCCCCTGCCGCTGCGAGACCCCGCGACCTCCCACGACCCGCTCACCGCCCTCGTCGGCGCCACCCGGGCCGAGGCCCTGCGCCTGCTGGTGCGCCAGCAGACCACCACCGACCTCGCCCGAGGGCTCGCCGTCAGCCCGGCAGCCGCCTCCATGCAGGCCAAGACCCTCCGCGAGGCCGGACTGATCGTCTCCCAGCGCGACGGCAAATCCATGTGGCACTGGTGCACGCCCCTGGGCCTGGACCTCCTCGTGCACGGGAGCGCGTGA
- a CDS encoding lactonase family protein — translation MFVQTDNTAGNEIVAYRRAADGSLHRQGTFATGGKGGMLDGSVVDHLASQGSLAYDCAHHLLLAVNAGSDTVTVFSVDGDRLHREQVVTSGGNFPVSVTVRGDRVYVLNAREGGSLQGYRITGGNRLERVAGWHRKLGLDTTTAPEFTHTPGQVSFTPDGSRLVVTTKAGGSSIDVFGVRPSGALTARPVVTEASGSVPFGFTFDDRGRLVVTDAGTNAVLTFAIRRDGSAVRLDSASTGQMATCWVVRAGDRFYASNAGSNTLSGFRQTRRATLESLGNTATGDGTVDSAVTPDQHFLYVQTGATGGVDAFRIAPDGALISVGRVTVPRAVGGEGIVAL, via the coding sequence GTGTTCGTCCAGACGGACAACACCGCGGGCAACGAGATCGTCGCCTACCGGCGCGCCGCCGACGGCTCCCTCCACCGGCAGGGCACCTTCGCCACCGGCGGCAAGGGCGGCATGCTCGACGGTTCGGTCGTCGACCACCTCGCCTCCCAGGGCTCCCTCGCCTACGACTGCGCGCACCACCTGCTCCTGGCGGTCAACGCGGGCAGCGACACCGTCACCGTCTTCTCGGTCGACGGCGACAGGCTCCACCGCGAACAGGTCGTCACGTCCGGCGGAAACTTCCCGGTCAGCGTCACCGTCCGCGGTGACCGGGTCTACGTCCTCAACGCGCGCGAGGGCGGTTCCCTCCAGGGCTACCGGATCACCGGCGGCAACCGGCTGGAGCGCGTCGCGGGGTGGCACCGGAAGCTCGGCCTCGACACCACCACGGCACCGGAGTTCACCCACACCCCCGGCCAGGTGTCCTTCACCCCGGACGGTTCCCGCCTGGTCGTCACCACGAAGGCGGGCGGCAGCAGTATCGACGTCTTCGGAGTGCGCCCCTCCGGAGCCCTGACCGCCCGGCCCGTCGTCACCGAGGCGAGCGGGTCGGTGCCCTTCGGGTTCACCTTCGACGACCGGGGCCGTCTGGTCGTCACCGACGCCGGCACCAACGCCGTGCTGACCTTCGCGATCCGCCGGGACGGCAGCGCCGTCCGGCTCGACAGCGCGTCCACCGGCCAGATGGCCACCTGCTGGGTGGTCCGGGCCGGCGACCGCTTCTACGCCTCCAACGCCGGCAGCAACACGCTCTCCGGGTTTCGGCAGACCCGCCGGGCGACCCTCGAATCCCTCGGGAACACCGCGACCGGCGACGGCACCGTCGATTCCGCCGTGACCCCCGACCAGCACTTCCTCTACGTCCAGACCGGCGCCACCGGCGGTGTCGACGCCTTCCGGATCGCGCCGGACGGGGCCCTCATCTCGGTCGGCCGCGTGACGGTCCCCCGAGCCGTCGGCGGCGAGGGAATCGTCGCGCTCTGA